A genome region from Gossypium hirsutum isolate 1008001.06 chromosome A04, Gossypium_hirsutum_v2.1, whole genome shotgun sequence includes the following:
- the LOC107940351 gene encoding uncharacterized protein At5g49945, with amino-acid sequence MKRPKSISSFHLLLLLSVLITHLCFSLVFADSHFEGFDSEDDDTVEEEPFDPHPVKSPPLTQSESQPSLDPDLNTVPTSDPSSQSDLQKPSTTTFEYWDEDEFEGLPVEQPQSEPSKTTENAPPNDPDPKTASRPGNVSGSNKSFTVEIICGVFLIAFMINYFIGKHENENIALAWAAKFATKGSIFEKNFSLLGIGEGEDSPLLLKEGQNVFKFYASGRRYCQGLLATMELKSRHDLISRLFNLVVPCKDEITFEVYMNEEAMDQVVFALAKKKAAKGMQKEVRDLQRFAGLVANPSGRKWVVDELSVISESKEVAGDLITETVLEQVFGDKSFEKYGKDFIWMHFSDQHPDKHKKMLLFKFALPDANHMADMTRLVALVPYYIDLIGRYKLSSQARSKTEAARVKAAQEVYRELQNARLEALQKKKAERKKMLEEAEAKLSAEAIRKKEAKDRARQMKKAMPKMKMTRA; translated from the exons ATGAAGAGACCTAAATCCATTTCTTCCTTCCACTTGCTTCTTCTCCTATCTGTATTAATAACCCATCTCTGTTTCTCTCTTGTTTTCGCTGATTCCCACTTCGAAGGGTTCGATTCTGAAGACGACGACACTGTTGAAGAAGAACCCTTCGATCCCCACCCTGTTAAAtcacctcctttaactcagtCCGAGTCACAGCCTTCTCTAGATCCTGATCTGAACACTGTTCCTACTTCGGATCCTTCGTCTCAATCGGATCTTCAAAAGCCATCGACCACCACATTTGAGTATTGGGATGAGGATGAATTTGAAGGTTTACCCGTCGAGCAACCACAATCGGAGCCTTCGAAAACGACGGAAAACGCTCCTCCAAATGACCCAGATCCTAAAACAGCTTCACGACCTGGGAATGTTTCCGGTTCTAACAAGTCCTTTACGGTGGAGATTATTTGTGGGGTTTTCTTGATTGCTTTTATGATCAATTATTTCATCGGTAAACATGAAAACGAAAACATTGCGTTGGCATGGGCAGCGAAATTCGCTACCAAAGGTTCAATCTTTGAGAAAAATTTCAGTCTTTTGGGTATCGGAGAAGGTGAGGACTCGCCGTTGTTGTTAAAAGAAGGGCAAAACGTGTTCAAATTCTACGCCAGTGGACGAAGGTATTGTCAGGGATTGTTGGCGACGATGGAGTTGAAAAGCAGGCATGATTTGATATCGAGATTGTTTAACTTAGTGGTTCCTTGTAAAGACGAGATTACTTTTGAGGTTTATATGAATGAAGAAGCCATGGATCAAGTGGTTTTTGCATTAGCAAAGAAGAAAGCTGCTAAAGGGATGCAAAAAGAAGTTAGAGATCTACAGAGATTTGCTGGGTTGGTGGCTAATCCTAGTGGAAGGAAATGGGTGGTGGATGAACTATCTGTTATCTCTGAATCTAAGGAAGTTGCTGGGGATTTGATTACAGAGACCGTGCTCGAACAG GTTTTTGGTGACAAATCTTTTGAGAAATATGGAAAAGATTTCATTTGGATGCATTTTTCGGATCAACATCCCGACAAGCACAAGAAAATGCTTTTGTTTAAGTTTGCCCTTCCTGATGCCAACCACATGGCTGACATGACTCGCTTGGTGGCTCTTGTACCATACTACATCGATTTAATCGGGCGTTACAAGCTCAGCTCTCAG GCTCGATCCAAAACCGAAGCAGCAAGAGTGAAGGCAGCACAAGAGGTATACAGAGAACTTCAAAATGCTAGGCTAGAAGCTTTGCAGAAAAAGAAAGCCGAGAGGAAAAAGATGTTAGAGGAGGCCGAAGCAAAGCTCAGTGCGGAAGCAATTCGCAAGAAAGAAGCAAAAGACCGTGCACGGCAGATGAAGAAGGCAATGCCAAAAATGAAGATGACCCGTGCTTAG
- the LOC107940331 gene encoding nifU-like protein 2, chloroplastic, which produces MQSVVITPTYCCSTHYQTLERFSSRPNPSKPSSSLFGARVSVAKGRNPSRRCSWRCLRVRLPALTRKLIVKAVATPNSAVELPLTAENIESVLDEVRPYLIADGGNVALHEIDGNVVRLKLQGACGSCPSSVMTMKMGIEKRLMAKIPEIVAVEPVTDEETGLEMNEENIEKVLEEIRPYLVGAAGGSLELVAIEEPIVKVRITGPAAGVMTVRVAVTQKLREKIPAIAAVQLL; this is translated from the exons ATGCAATCCGTTGTTATTACCCCAACATACTGTTGCAGCACCCATTATCAAACCCTAGAACGCTTCTCTTCTCGTCCTAATCCTTCCAAG CCATCATCAAGCTTATTTGGAGCTCGCGTCTCGGTCGCGAAAGGGCGTAATCCGTCGCGGCGTTGCTCATGGCGTTGTCTTAGGGTTCGATTACCTGCTCTTACGCGCAAGCTGA TTGTAAAGGCTGTGGCCACTCCAAATTCAGCCGTGGAGTTGCCACTGACAGCGGAGAACATTGAGAGCGTCTTGGATGAAGTTCGACCATACCTCATTGCAGATGGGGGAAATGTAGCATTACACGAGATTGATGGTAATGTTGTGCGGTTGAAGCTACAAGGGGCATGCGGCTCATGTCCGAGTTCGGTTATGACTATGAAGATGGGTATTGAGAAACGTCTAATGGCAAAGATACCTGAAATTGTGGCAGTAGAACCAGTGACTGATGAAGAAACTGGCCTTGAGATGAATGAAGAGAACATTGAGAAG GTACTTGAAGAGATTAGGCCCTATCTGGTTGGTGCAGCGGGTGGATCTCTTGAATTAGTTGCCATTGAGGAGCCGATCGTGAAAGTCAGAATCACAGGTCCTGCAGCGGGGGTCATGACTGTTAGAGTAGCCGTAACGCAAAAATTGCGAGAGAAAATTCCGGCCATTGCAGCCGTTCAACTTTTATGA